In Atribacterota bacterium, a single window of DNA contains:
- a CDS encoding AMIN domain-containing protein — protein MKDKMPNNTEIKRKTGLTNTLNGFIKIQVLIFLIFLLIFCLADTCSAQTQNNITVTNIWYRKVPNFTRVTIKADKPISNYETMYISDPERIVIDINQADYDIDELVKNTLFLNMGSVKQVRCGQLDVDKVRFVIDLFQKVDYDMALDSTGQLLQINIYDYYEFLVPEKQVYTVEPLSADEIKKIQDQREAYVPSLVDQVDVPITLNLKETEVVDAIRTLSMLSGVN, from the coding sequence AAGAAAGACCGGCCTGACAAACACATTAAATGGATTTATAAAAATCCAAGTTTTAATATTTTTAATATTTTTATTAATTTTTTGCTTAGCAGATACATGTTCAGCTCAGACCCAGAATAATATTACTGTAACAAATATATGGTATAGAAAAGTACCCAATTTTACCAGGGTTACAATTAAAGCCGACAAGCCAATAAGTAATTATGAAACAATGTATATTAGTGACCCGGAACGGATTGTTATTGATATTAACCAAGCTGATTATGATATTGATGAATTGGTAAAAAATACTCTATTCTTGAATATGGGCTCTGTTAAACAGGTCAGGTGCGGACAATTAGATGTTGATAAAGTACGTTTTGTAATTGATTTGTTTCAAAAGGTAGATTATGATATGGCATTGGATTCGACCGGACAGCTTCTACAAATAAATATATATGATTATTATGAATTTTTGGTTCCCGAAAAACAAGTATATACAGTTGAACCCCTTTCTGCTGACGAAATAAAGAAGATTCAGGATCAAAGGGAAGCATATGTACCTTCATTAGTTGATCAGGTTGATGTCCCTATTACATTAAATTTGAAAGAAACCGAAGTAGTTGATGCTATTCGTACATTATCAATGTTAAGTGGTGTAAATA